In the genome of Hymenobacter cellulosivorans, one region contains:
- a CDS encoding ABC transporter ATP-binding protein, whose amino-acid sequence MQIEASGLGKRFVRDWIFRGLSHVFRPGTATAVLGPNGSGKSTLLNTLSGQILPTEGTLTYSWQGQPVAVEDVPRRLAYCAPYLELIEELTLTELLQFHTRFKPLRPGLTPARLIELMYLEKSRHKMVRDFSSGMKQRLKLALALYADTPLLLLDEPTTNLDRTGVEWYLEHVAATVAGRLVIVSSNVPEEYSFCQQQLSVTDFGAKAAR is encoded by the coding sequence GTGCAGATTGAAGCAAGCGGGCTGGGCAAACGCTTCGTACGGGACTGGATTTTTCGGGGCTTGAGCCACGTATTCCGGCCCGGCACCGCCACGGCCGTATTGGGGCCCAACGGCTCGGGTAAAAGCACCCTGCTCAACACCCTTTCCGGCCAGATTTTGCCTACTGAGGGCACCCTGACGTATTCCTGGCAGGGTCAGCCCGTAGCCGTGGAAGACGTGCCCCGCCGCCTGGCCTACTGCGCGCCCTACCTGGAGCTCATCGAGGAGCTGACCCTAACCGAGCTGCTGCAGTTCCATACCCGCTTCAAGCCTCTGCGCCCGGGCCTGACGCCTGCCCGACTCATCGAGCTGATGTACCTGGAAAAGTCGCGCCACAAGATGGTGCGGGACTTTTCTAGCGGTATGAAGCAGCGTCTTAAGCTGGCCCTGGCCCTCTACGCCGATACACCCCTGCTCCTGCTCGACGAGCCCACCACCAACCTCGACCGGACCGGCGTGGAATGGTACCTGGAACACGTGGCGGCCACCGTGGCGGGCCGGCTGGTTATTGTCAGCTCCAATGTACCCGAGGAGTATAGCTTCTGCCAGCAACAACTCAGCGTGACGGATTTTGGGGCCAAAGCGGCCCGCTAA
- a CDS encoding bifunctional UDP-3-O-[3-hydroxymyristoyl] N-acetylglucosamine deacetylase/3-hydroxyacyl-ACP dehydratase, whose translation MNDKQHTIKAPVTVSGIGLHTGVSANMTFCPAPVNHGFKFQRIDLPGQPVVDADVDNVVDLSRGTTIEQNGARVNTVEHTLAALVGLQIDNVMIQLDGPEPPIMDGSSYEFIKALMEVGLEEQNALRNYFEIPEEIRFVDNGRAVEIAALPLNDYRLTVMVDYNSPVLGSQHASLTDITQFTAEISSSRTFCFLHELEALYKSNLIKGGDLSNAIVVVDRVVSDEELSELATMLGKPKVAVKKEGILNNVDLRYKNEPARHKLLDLVGDLALVGRPLKGQILAARPGHAANVAFAKKIKKKMMEANTSPVPSYDPNREPVMDINQIMQVLPHRYPFLLIDKVIHLDSTTVTSIKNVTINEPFFTGHYPGNPVFPGVLQVEAMAQTGGILVLNTVPDPENYTPYFIGIENCRFRKMVKPGDTIIFRCQLLSPIKRGIAKMKGQAFVNGKVVMEAEMSAAIVRKDA comes from the coding sequence TGCCCGGGCAGCCCGTCGTGGATGCCGACGTGGACAACGTGGTGGACCTTTCCCGCGGCACGACCATCGAGCAGAACGGGGCCCGCGTAAATACCGTGGAGCACACGCTGGCCGCCCTGGTGGGCCTGCAGATTGATAACGTGATGATTCAGCTCGACGGCCCCGAACCGCCCATCATGGACGGCTCCAGCTACGAGTTCATCAAGGCCCTGATGGAAGTGGGCCTGGAGGAGCAGAACGCGCTGCGCAACTACTTCGAGATTCCTGAGGAAATCCGCTTTGTCGACAACGGCCGGGCCGTGGAAATTGCCGCCCTGCCCCTGAACGATTACCGGCTGACGGTAATGGTGGACTACAATTCGCCGGTGCTGGGCTCCCAGCACGCCTCCCTGACCGATATTACGCAGTTTACGGCCGAAATTTCCAGCTCGCGCACGTTCTGCTTCCTCCACGAGCTGGAAGCCCTCTACAAGTCCAACCTGATTAAGGGCGGTGATTTGAGCAACGCCATTGTGGTCGTCGACCGGGTGGTGAGCGACGAGGAGCTGAGCGAGCTGGCTACGATGCTGGGCAAGCCCAAGGTGGCCGTCAAGAAGGAAGGCATCCTCAACAACGTGGACCTGCGCTACAAAAACGAGCCGGCCCGCCACAAGCTGCTTGATTTGGTTGGTGACCTGGCCCTGGTAGGCCGGCCGCTGAAAGGTCAGATCCTGGCGGCCCGGCCCGGGCACGCGGCCAACGTGGCCTTTGCCAAGAAGATCAAGAAGAAGATGATGGAGGCCAACACCTCCCCCGTGCCGAGCTACGACCCGAACCGGGAGCCGGTGATGGACATCAACCAGATCATGCAGGTGCTGCCCCACCGCTACCCCTTTTTGCTGATCGACAAGGTGATTCACCTGGATAGCACTACAGTGACCAGCATCAAGAACGTGACCATCAACGAGCCGTTCTTCACGGGGCACTACCCCGGCAATCCGGTTTTCCCGGGTGTGCTCCAGGTAGAGGCCATGGCCCAGACCGGGGGCATCCTGGTGCTGAACACCGTGCCCGACCCCGAAAATTACACGCCTTACTTTATCGGCATCGAAAACTGCCGCTTCCGCAAAATGGTGAAGCCCGGCGACACCATCATTTTCCGCTGTCAGCTGTTGTCTCCCATCAAGCGCGGCATTGCCAAGATGAAAGGCCAGGCTTTCGTCAATGGTAAAGTGGTGATGGAAGCGGAGATGAGCGCGGCCATTGTTCGCAAAGACGCCTAG
- the lpxA gene encoding acyl-ACP--UDP-N-acetylglucosamine O-acyltransferase — MNQPLAYIHPEAKIAQNVVVEPFTTIDKDVEIGEGTWIGPNVTIMSGARIGKNCKIFPGAVIAAMPQDLKFAGEKTTVHIGDNTVIRECVTVNRGTVDRLKTIVGSNCLLMAYVHVAHDCIIGNHCVLANSVQLAGHVEIGDHAIIGGTSAVHQFVKVGPHAMISGGSLVRKDVPPFVKAGREPLTYSGINSIGLRRRGFSDQKISEIQQLYRLLFLSGLNNNDALDKIELELLPSPERDEVVNFVRNSGRGVIKGYSRNGNGAD; from the coding sequence ATGAACCAGCCGCTCGCCTACATTCACCCCGAAGCTAAAATCGCCCAGAACGTGGTGGTGGAGCCTTTCACGACCATTGATAAGGATGTGGAAATCGGGGAAGGCACCTGGATTGGACCCAACGTGACGATTATGTCGGGGGCCCGCATTGGCAAGAACTGCAAGATTTTTCCCGGCGCCGTGATTGCCGCCATGCCCCAGGACCTCAAGTTTGCCGGCGAGAAAACCACCGTGCACATCGGCGACAACACCGTTATTCGGGAGTGCGTGACGGTAAACCGCGGCACTGTGGACCGGCTCAAGACAATCGTGGGCAGCAACTGCCTGCTGATGGCCTACGTGCACGTAGCCCACGACTGTATCATCGGCAACCATTGCGTGCTGGCCAACAGCGTGCAGCTAGCTGGCCACGTCGAAATCGGAGACCACGCCATTATCGGTGGCACCTCGGCCGTGCACCAGTTTGTGAAAGTAGGCCCCCACGCCATGATTTCGGGCGGCTCTCTGGTGCGCAAAGACGTGCCGCCTTTCGTGAAGGCCGGTCGGGAGCCGCTCACCTACAGCGGCATCAATAGCATCGGTCTGCGCCGCCGGGGATTTTCCGACCAGAAAATCAGCGAGATTCAGCAGCTCTACCGGTTGCTCTTCCTCAGCGGCCTGAACAACAACGACGCCCTCGACAAGATTGAGCTGGAGTTGCTGCCTTCGCCCGAGCGCGACGAAGTAGTGAACTTTGTACGCAACTCGGGCCGGGGCGTAATCAAGGGCTATTCCCGCAACGGCAACGGTGCAGATTGA
- a CDS encoding dihydrolipoamide acetyltransferase family protein, whose translation MARVEMVMPKMGESIMEGTVLKWLKQVGDAIEQDESVLEVATDKVDTEVPAIYAGVLQEILVQEGQVVAVGAPIAIIETDVASAGAPTSTAAPAAPQEASAPSLNGAEVSVPYLPEQNDPQADQRLAVAQPGRFYSPLVLSIARQEGISMADLEYLPGTGKEGRVTKQDILAYVENGKQPLTQAAPAASAPAATQSAAQPQAAPTPAPAAQPQAAPATVASKPAPSVNGNNELIEMDRMRKMIAQRMVDSKRISPHVTSFVEADVTELVNWRNKHKDAYKKREGENLTFTPIFIQAVARAIQDFPNINVSVDGDYIIKKRDINIGVAVALPSGNLIVPVIHNADQLNLNGLSKRVNDLASRARANKLKPEDLEGGTYTLSNVGSFGNVMGTPIIMQPQVAIMAVGAIKKKPAVIETPQGDLIGVRHFMFLSHSYDHRVVDGSLGGMFVRKVADYLEQFDPNTAI comes from the coding sequence ATGGCACGAGTGGAAATGGTGATGCCCAAAATGGGCGAAAGCATTATGGAAGGCACTGTCCTGAAATGGCTCAAGCAAGTCGGCGACGCCATCGAGCAGGACGAATCGGTGCTGGAAGTGGCCACCGATAAAGTAGATACCGAAGTTCCCGCCATCTACGCTGGTGTACTGCAGGAAATCCTGGTCCAGGAAGGCCAGGTAGTCGCGGTGGGTGCCCCCATTGCCATAATTGAAACCGACGTAGCCAGTGCTGGTGCGCCAACATCTACGGCTGCCCCCGCCGCGCCCCAGGAAGCTTCCGCTCCTTCGCTGAACGGGGCTGAAGTGAGCGTACCTTACTTGCCCGAGCAAAACGACCCACAGGCCGACCAGCGCCTTGCTGTAGCCCAGCCCGGCCGCTTCTACTCGCCCCTGGTGCTGAGCATTGCCCGCCAGGAAGGCATTTCGATGGCCGACCTGGAATACCTGCCCGGTACCGGCAAGGAAGGCCGCGTAACGAAGCAGGACATCCTAGCCTACGTGGAAAACGGCAAGCAGCCCCTAACGCAGGCCGCCCCGGCAGCTTCGGCTCCGGCTGCTACTCAATCCGCTGCTCAGCCTCAGGCTGCCCCGACTCCGGCTCCCGCTGCTCAGCCCCAGGCTGCTCCGGCTACCGTGGCCAGCAAGCCCGCCCCGTCGGTGAACGGCAACAACGAGCTGATCGAGATGGACCGCATGCGCAAGATGATTGCCCAGCGCATGGTCGACTCGAAGCGGATTTCGCCCCACGTTACCTCGTTTGTCGAGGCCGACGTGACTGAGCTCGTAAACTGGCGTAACAAGCATAAGGACGCCTACAAGAAGCGCGAGGGTGAAAACCTGACCTTTACGCCTATCTTCATCCAGGCTGTTGCCCGCGCCATTCAGGATTTCCCCAACATCAACGTGTCGGTGGATGGGGACTACATCATCAAGAAGCGCGACATCAACATCGGGGTGGCCGTGGCCCTGCCCTCGGGCAACCTGATTGTACCCGTGATTCACAACGCTGACCAGCTCAACCTCAACGGGCTGAGCAAGCGGGTGAATGATCTGGCTTCGCGGGCCCGGGCCAACAAGCTCAAGCCCGAGGATCTGGAAGGCGGCACTTACACGCTCAGCAACGTGGGCTCCTTCGGCAACGTGATGGGCACGCCCATCATCATGCAGCCCCAGGTGGCCATCATGGCCGTGGGCGCTATCAAGAAGAAGCCGGCCGTGATTGAAACTCCCCAGGGTGATTTGATCGGCGTGCGGCACTTCATGTTCCTCTCCCACAGCTACGACCACCGCGTGGTCGACGGCTCGCTGGGCGGCATGTTCGTGCGCAAGGTGGCTGATTACCTGGAGCAGTTCGACCCGAACACGGCTATCTAA
- a CDS encoding competence/damage-inducible protein A, translated as MSLIPDAEIITIGDELLYGQVIDTNSAFMGQELGKLGIRVRQITSVSDRADEIVQALDAARTRARVVLITGGLGPTKDDLTKNILTEYFHTELVLNEASLRDVESIFARFNRPMMEVNRQQAFLPASCTPVRNVVGTAPGMWFEDQGVVFVSMPGVPFEMKRMMTDTVLPRLKRHFQTPPIEHIVVQTVGLGESFLAEKIATWEDALPANMKLAYLPYLGGVRLRLTGSSDGQPELRGRMEARMPELRALLGDYIFAEGEVPLEAAVGQLLLERGLTLGTAESCTGGYVAHKLTSVAGSSRYFLGSIVSYHNDIKVKELGVSTESLTAHGAVSEEVVRQMAEGARQRLGVDVAIATSGIAGPDGGSEEKPVGTFWLAYADEHQTVARKITFNRGRQLNIEYATTSVLNLLRQSLPQH; from the coding sequence ATGTCCCTCATTCCAGACGCTGAAATCATTACTATTGGCGACGAACTTCTCTACGGCCAGGTCATTGATACCAACTCCGCCTTCATGGGCCAGGAGCTGGGCAAGCTCGGCATCCGGGTCCGCCAGATTACGAGCGTCTCCGACCGCGCCGACGAGATTGTGCAGGCCCTGGATGCGGCCCGGACCCGGGCCCGGGTAGTACTTATCACCGGCGGCTTGGGCCCTACCAAGGACGACCTGACCAAGAACATTCTGACCGAATACTTCCACACCGAGCTGGTGCTTAACGAGGCTTCCCTGCGCGACGTGGAGTCCATCTTTGCCCGTTTCAACCGGCCCATGATGGAGGTCAACCGGCAGCAGGCGTTTCTGCCCGCTTCCTGCACGCCGGTGCGCAACGTGGTGGGCACCGCGCCGGGCATGTGGTTTGAGGACCAGGGCGTGGTATTCGTGAGCATGCCCGGCGTGCCCTTCGAGATGAAGCGCATGATGACCGATACGGTACTGCCCCGCCTCAAGCGCCACTTCCAGACCCCGCCCATCGAGCACATCGTCGTCCAGACTGTCGGCCTGGGTGAGTCGTTTCTGGCCGAAAAAATAGCTACCTGGGAAGATGCCCTGCCTGCCAATATGAAGCTGGCCTACCTGCCCTACCTGGGCGGCGTACGCCTGCGCCTGACGGGCTCCAGTGACGGTCAGCCCGAGCTGCGCGGCCGCATGGAAGCCCGTATGCCCGAGCTGCGCGCCCTGCTCGGCGACTATATTTTTGCCGAGGGCGAGGTACCACTCGAAGCCGCCGTAGGCCAGCTGCTGCTGGAGCGGGGCCTCACGCTGGGCACGGCCGAAAGCTGTACCGGCGGCTACGTGGCCCACAAGCTGACGAGCGTGGCGGGCAGCTCCCGTTACTTTTTAGGAAGCATCGTTTCGTATCATAATGATATCAAAGTCAAAGAGCTAGGTGTAAGCACCGAAAGCCTAACTGCACATGGTGCGGTGAGCGAAGAAGTGGTGCGGCAAATGGCTGAAGGCGCCCGGCAGCGCCTAGGCGTCGACGTAGCTATTGCGACCAGCGGTATTGCCGGCCCCGACGGCGGCAGCGAGGAAAAACCCGTGGGTACCTTCTGGCTGGCCTACGCCGATGAACACCAGACGGTAGCCCGCAAAATTACCTTCAACCGCGGCCGGCAGCTCAACATCGAATACGCTACGACCAGCGTGCTGAACCTGCTGCGTCAGAGCCTGCCGCAGCACTAA
- a CDS encoding DUF4197 domain-containing protein — protein sequence MKKKASLLLVLAGLACNFSASAQGIDLSKIGQILTNRVGTAAKTGTTTTSGSVSQNEAAMGLKEALTQGITKGADQASRQDGFYLNRLIRIPFPPDAQRVATSLRAIGLGSQVDKFELSLNRGAEDAAKSAKPIFLSAIKSLTFKDVWGILTGEKDAATNYLKRTTTSQLTTAFKPIIQQSLDKVNATRYYTDLTTRYNMIPLVKPVQTDLNQYATDKAIGGLFTLIAQEEANIRENPVARTTELLRRVFGGKQG from the coding sequence ATGAAAAAGAAAGCTTCTCTTCTGCTCGTTCTGGCCGGTTTGGCCTGTAATTTTTCGGCCTCGGCCCAAGGCATCGACTTATCCAAGATTGGCCAGATTCTGACCAACAGAGTGGGCACCGCCGCCAAAACCGGTACCACCACGACCTCGGGCAGCGTAAGCCAGAACGAGGCCGCTATGGGCCTGAAAGAAGCCCTGACCCAAGGCATTACCAAAGGCGCGGACCAGGCTTCCCGGCAGGACGGCTTTTACCTGAACCGGCTTATCCGGATTCCTTTCCCGCCCGATGCCCAACGCGTGGCTACCTCGCTGCGGGCCATCGGTCTGGGTTCCCAGGTCGATAAGTTTGAATTGTCGTTGAACCGCGGGGCGGAGGATGCGGCCAAAAGCGCCAAGCCAATCTTTTTGTCGGCCATCAAAAGTCTCACGTTTAAAGACGTGTGGGGCATTCTGACCGGGGAAAAAGATGCGGCCACCAACTACCTCAAGCGCACCACCACCTCCCAGCTGACCACGGCCTTTAAGCCCATCATTCAGCAGTCGTTGGATAAGGTCAACGCTACGCGCTACTACACCGACCTGACCACGCGCTACAACATGATTCCGCTGGTGAAGCCTGTGCAAACCGACTTGAACCAGTACGCCACCGACAAGGCCATTGGTGGCCTGTTTACCCTCATTGCCCAGGAAGAAGCCAACATCCGCGAAAATCCCGTGGCCCGCACCACCGAGTTGCTGCGCCGCGTATTTGGCGGCAAGCAGGGGTAG
- a CDS encoding DUF4197 domain-containing protein, which translates to MLRFRILVAALALSLASTHVAQAQTKTTAKTTTTKKTTAKTPAKTTAKTPAKTTTTKTTTKTTTPVVVTPPAPLTLPEATTGLREALTQSIARATDIAGSTDGFNANADIRIPFPPEAELVSTTLRGLRMGALVDNFELALNRGAEAAAAQAKPIFLGAVQNLSFADAMALVTTREPDAATLYLHKNTEPQLVAALTPIVQQSLERTGATKLYKEMVARYNKIPLVTPINADLTAYATQKTSDGLFTLMAEEEGRIRLNAAARGSDALKRAFGK; encoded by the coding sequence ATGTTGCGTTTTCGCATTCTCGTTGCGGCCCTGGCTCTGTCCCTGGCCAGCACCCACGTAGCCCAGGCTCAAACCAAGACCACGGCTAAAACTACGACCACCAAGAAAACGACGGCCAAAACGCCGGCTAAGACGACGGCGAAAACCCCGGCCAAAACCACCACGACCAAGACAACCACCAAAACGACTACGCCAGTCGTGGTGACGCCGCCGGCCCCGCTCACGCTACCTGAGGCTACTACCGGCCTGCGCGAGGCTTTGACCCAGAGCATTGCCCGGGCCACTGACATTGCCGGCTCCACCGACGGCTTCAATGCCAATGCCGACATCCGCATTCCGTTTCCACCCGAGGCGGAGCTGGTTTCTACCACGCTGCGCGGCCTGCGTATGGGTGCCCTGGTCGACAACTTTGAGCTGGCCCTAAACCGCGGGGCCGAGGCCGCCGCCGCCCAGGCCAAGCCCATCTTCCTGGGCGCCGTGCAGAACCTGAGCTTCGCCGATGCCATGGCCCTGGTCACTACCCGGGAGCCCGACGCGGCCACGCTTTATCTGCACAAAAACACCGAGCCCCAGCTTGTAGCGGCCCTGACGCCCATCGTGCAGCAGTCATTGGAAAGAACCGGCGCCACTAAGCTCTACAAGGAAATGGTGGCCCGCTACAACAAGATTCCGCTCGTGACACCCATCAACGCCGACCTGACGGCCTACGCCACTCAGAAAACCTCCGATGGGCTGTTTACGCTCATGGCCGAGGAGGAAGGCCGCATCCGCCTGAATGCCGCCGCCCGCGGCTCCGACGCGCTGAAGCGCGCCTTCGGCAAGTAG